In the Rhododendron vialii isolate Sample 1 chromosome 2a, ASM3025357v1 genome, CCAAAATGAACTTACAAGGTGAGATCCCCCAGTCGCTAGCAAACCGGACCAAACTTTCCCTTTTAGCGATTGACATAAACAACCTGGTCGGTAAAATCCCATCCTGGTTCATGAACCTCACGCAATTAACATACGTAGATCTTGCACGAAATCACTTCCATGGCACGATTCCAAGCTCAATCACTCAACTCAAGCGTCTTGATTATTTGAGTATTGGTTCTAATAGCTTCACTGGTATTGTCGAGCTAGACATGTTTATGAAACTCCCAAACCTGGTCTCGTTGCAATTAGGGAGAAACAATCTAACAGTGCTCGACAAAAATAGTACCAATGGTACTCTTCCAAAGCTTGATAGTCTAGACTTGGAGTCATGCAACTTAGTCGAGTTCCCTAGCATTCTAAGATTTCAAGATGAATTGCAGGTGTTAAGTATAAAGAATAACATAATTCGAGGCGAAATACCAATATGGATGTGGAACTCGAGTAAAGAAACAATGGAATATGTCGACTTTGGCCAGAACTTTCTGACAAGTTTCGAGCAACAGCCAGCTGTCATCCCATGGCATTTTCTAATAGTTTTCAACCTCGGCTCTAACAAGCTTCAAGGATCGCTTCCCATTCCACCACCAAGCACTGTTATTTATAATGTCCGCGAGAACGCATTGACAGGAGCAATTCCACCGTCAATGTGCCACAACAATTCTCTTCGTATGGTTGATTTGTCCAACAACAATTTAAATGGCACAATACCTCCATGTTTGGCCAGTTCCAGTGAGGATCTTCTCACGTTGAATTTGAGTGGCAATAGTTTCCAAGGAAGTATTCCTTCAACATTCACAATGAATTGCCAACTGTTGATGATAGATTTAGGTCGAAATCAGTTACAGGGGCCGGTGCCAAGATCATTGGCAAATTGCACAATGCTGGAATGTCTTGTTCTTCAAAATAATCAGATTGAGGATACTTTCCCCTCTTGGTTGGAAGCTCTTCCTAAGTTAGAGCTTCTTTTTTTGGGATCAAACAAATTCCACGGCGACATTGGGGATCCCAAAAACAATTCAATGTTTCCAAAGTTGCGGATAATTGACCTCTCTTGCAATGGCTTTTCAGGTAATTTGCCAAAAGAATACATTCGCAACTggaatggaatgaaaatgaTCAACAAAGAGAATTTGACATATATGCGTTCAAATCCTGAATTTGAAATCGAGTTACGTGCCGGTCCAACAACTCATTTGACAGTATCCTATTCAGATGTGTGGAGCTCCTATTACTCAATGAGAGTGGTCAGCAAAGGGACACACAGGTTATACGAGAGGATTCAAAGTGCCTTGGTGGTGGTTGATCTCTCAAACAACACATTCATTGGGGATATCCCAGAATCCTTTGGAAGTCTCCGTGGGCTTCAATTGCTAAACATTTCCAACAACAAACTTACTAGTGCTATCCCCACATCGTTGGCAAACTTGACAGCATTGGAGTCGTTGGACCTATCTCAAAACCTGCTCTCAGGTCACATCCCCTGGCAACTGACCCAACTcactttcctttccttcttAAATGTTTCTCATAATCGACTCACTGGCCCTATTCCTCAAGGGAAACAATTTGGTACATTCGAAAATAGTTCATATGATGGGAATTTGGGATTGTGTGGTGTCCCATTGTCGAAGTCATGCAGAAATTCAATGAcctcaccaccacctccgcctaTATTTCGAGGTCATGATCTTGAGTTTTCGAGTGGTATTTATTGGATGGTCATTGCCTTGGGATATGGAAGTGGGCTAGTAGTTGGGTTGGCTATTGGGAGAAC is a window encoding:
- the LOC131316764 gene encoding receptor-like protein 7 isoform X1; translated protein: MDSCLYLRIYLILCCFNLIILTYSSSSTQPLCHENESKALLQFKHNFFIDKFASVGPSAYPKLESWKLLGGKSDGCCSWDGVECDQDTSHVIGLDLSSSFLHGSINSNSSLFTLVHLRTLNLADNKFNFSEIPSRIGNLSRLTSLNLSKSGFFGQIPSEISSLSKLVILDLTSEIDLYSESLLKLEKPSLRDLVQNLTNLKVLNLSMVNISSSVPSVLSNISSLTTLNLEGCSLYGEFPMDIFRLPQLQILNVAWNENLTGSLPEFQSNSRLKAMIFHCTGLYGKLPDSIGRLESLVYLDLIKTSLSGTLPSPLGNLTRLSFLYLYDCKFSGQVPSSLANLSELTKFGIGHNDFDAGPLPLPPGKLLKLNHLYASKMNLQGEIPQSLANRTKLSLLAIDINNLVGKIPSWFMNLTQLTYVDLARNHFHGTIPSSITQLKRLDYLSIGSNSFTGIVELDMFMKLPNLVSLQLGRNNLTVLDKNSTNGTLPKLDSLDLESCNLVEFPSILRFQDELQVLSIKNNIIRGEIPIWMWNSSKETMEYVDFGQNFLTSFEQQPAVIPWHFLIVFNLGSNKLQGSLPIPPPSTVIYNVRENALTGAIPPSMCHNNSLRMVDLSNNNLNGTIPPCLASSSEDLLTLNLSGNSFQGSIPSTFTMNCQLLMIDLGRNQLQGPVPRSLANCTMLECLVLQNNQIEDTFPSWLEALPKLELLFLGSNKFHGDIGDPKNNSMFPKLRIIDLSCNGFSGNLPKEYIRNWNGMKMINKENLTYMRSNPEFEIELRAGPTTHLTVSYSDVWSSYYSMRVVSKGTHRLYERIQSALVVVDLSNNTFIGDIPESFGSLRGLQLLNISNNKLTSAIPTSLANLTALESLDLSQNLLSGHIPWQLTQLTFLSFLNVSHNRLTGPIPQGKQFGTFENSSYDGNLGLCGVPLSKSCRNSMTSPPPPPIFRGHDLEFSSGIYWMVIALGYGSGLVVGLAIGRTLTRRYHEWFVDTFGRGKKFQKKQKSKGRRT